In one Candidatus Nitronereus thalassa genomic region, the following are encoded:
- a CDS encoding glutaredoxin family protein: protein MANVTLLVSSTCSACPSAKSLWKQMRVKHSFSYREIDISTPDGQELADRHSVRAVPASIINGRLTFVGVPTRQSIEKALAGRSG, encoded by the coding sequence ATGGCCAATGTGACCTTGCTCGTGTCTTCTACCTGTTCAGCTTGTCCATCGGCAAAAAGTCTTTGGAAGCAAATGCGTGTGAAGCACAGCTTCAGTTATCGCGAGATTGATATCAGTACCCCTGACGGACAAGAACTTGCCGATCGCCATTCAGTTCGTGCCGTCCCTGCCTCCATTATCAATGGTCGATTGACCTTTGTGGGCGTTCCGACCCGTCAAAGTATCGAGAAAGCTCTGGCTGGGCGGAGTGGGTAG
- a CDS encoding PD-(D/E)XK nuclease family protein, which yields MLHVVTGPLYSDLEDALAEHLHSFRSHAPTIPLTIVVPSEYVRFRLQWALCAERELSLFNVHLLTFFQLSLRVVEEQGHTFANGFRSNNFFHEWIHYLLRRRSAALPQLARLSDMPGGWAALWSTIKDLKNGAVDAVLARDALFQSGSEVDPISPTVLKLYDGFGQEQQQSRNFDCDDVAGMATASVSTSPFLSQQGHIWYYGFYDLTQVQLDLLHAIAQTFPTSVLFPLDLHHPAYHFAQQFFDRHLLGLSGGRVQHIPGSAERTMLRTVFGHKGKDDAGRFQPSYDSVSSPSQLIDDEVLGSKSFPESSMPECRVIQTSGTEDEIRFVAKEILRYTEECQIPLRDIGVVGRTLSGYEHILPRVFAEHGITFNSTMQRSLAEFPYVQSLLRFLRIPVSDFQRDPIMEVLTSPYFRWNVPHRKMQDPQPDLWDRASRRLGIIKGVEEWKRFVQVLEKESGKNGQPEARGNSHAMPPPQVRMCRDVLRELFDRVTLLPPQATYEVFVDRTFQLLEEFLTPNQPEDGKTSTVQNVWGNGDLNDQGFISDSLLHQAVCDQLDEIRRLVQVSGEVSLSDFVETVERYMHGATVPLHPLDPFVDGVWVLNAMAARGFSFRALFVLGLQEHVFPRHIQEDAFLRDPVRRIFDATLGFKVPEKAAGYEEEQLLFYLLVNSTSEILTLCTQRMDQNGGVLIPSWYITEVQRCIPDLPVTVVPKRNNDKRRDLPQYFQRWLTPQEIREQWMLDRCVPSGPFLGDTLGWSVVQQGVASLACHESSSPRLNRFDGVSGALPEFWNRMQQRGLSPTALEHYALCPFKFFSRQVLKLESQELPELDSSIGPREYGNLLHHVLRDCVETLIEQGVISRDRKCSFADMVKLVKPIADRNFRNYERWSPTGYSVLWELQQEQLVRIVSQVIIQDLFGEDRDWIPVVFEETMTGEIDVILQNTPTRVRLLGRTDRVDWSSSQHQFRIIDYKFKMSTRSIPSTQQLVREVIRGTQLQPPLYLMLAESGNGEFRRKITPDSDENLFCAGMWLYCISPDSLDSAASFTRVPFTQEIWQSLKPQFAATMNVILGGIDRGEFFIVPGSHCSMCEFRTICHRTHQMSRWRATMDRGLTKDHRFIRFSKPNLSVGLEKGSTES from the coding sequence ATGCTTCATGTTGTAACAGGCCCGCTGTATTCCGACCTTGAAGACGCGTTAGCTGAACACCTCCACTCCTTTCGTTCTCATGCTCCTACCATTCCTCTGACGATTGTCGTGCCTTCGGAATATGTTAGGTTTCGTCTGCAATGGGCTTTGTGCGCAGAACGAGAGCTCTCACTATTCAACGTCCATCTCCTGACATTTTTCCAACTCTCCCTTCGTGTCGTCGAAGAGCAGGGTCACACGTTTGCCAATGGTTTTCGATCGAATAATTTTTTTCACGAATGGATTCATTATCTTCTACGAAGGCGAAGTGCTGCTTTGCCGCAATTAGCAAGATTATCGGATATGCCAGGAGGATGGGCTGCCCTCTGGAGCACGATCAAAGATTTGAAAAATGGGGCCGTTGATGCTGTCTTGGCACGGGACGCCCTCTTTCAAAGTGGGAGCGAGGTTGATCCAATCAGTCCCACTGTGTTGAAGCTGTATGATGGGTTTGGCCAGGAACAACAACAGAGTCGGAATTTTGATTGTGATGATGTGGCGGGGATGGCGACGGCCAGTGTGTCCACTTCACCCTTTCTTTCCCAACAGGGGCATATCTGGTATTACGGATTTTATGATCTGACGCAGGTCCAGTTGGACCTTCTTCATGCGATTGCCCAGACCTTTCCCACATCAGTGTTGTTTCCGCTCGATCTGCATCATCCCGCTTATCATTTTGCTCAACAATTTTTTGATCGTCATCTTCTTGGTTTGAGTGGAGGAAGGGTTCAACATATTCCAGGATCGGCAGAGCGGACAATGCTGCGTACAGTCTTTGGCCATAAGGGAAAGGATGATGCAGGCCGTTTCCAGCCATCGTATGACTCGGTGTCCTCGCCCAGCCAGTTAATTGACGATGAAGTTCTTGGAAGCAAATCATTTCCTGAATCTTCCATGCCGGAGTGTCGGGTCATTCAGACCTCTGGAACTGAAGATGAAATTCGGTTCGTGGCCAAAGAAATTTTACGCTACACAGAGGAGTGCCAAATTCCTTTGCGAGACATTGGTGTGGTGGGACGGACCTTATCGGGATATGAACATATTCTTCCTCGTGTCTTCGCGGAACATGGAATTACCTTCAATAGTACCATGCAGCGGTCACTTGCGGAGTTTCCGTATGTCCAGTCCTTGTTACGGTTTCTGAGGATTCCCGTTTCCGATTTTCAGCGAGATCCGATCATGGAGGTGTTAACCTCGCCCTACTTTCGATGGAACGTCCCTCATCGGAAGATGCAAGATCCTCAACCCGATCTTTGGGATCGAGCAAGTCGCCGCTTAGGGATCATCAAGGGAGTCGAGGAGTGGAAACGATTTGTCCAGGTGTTGGAAAAAGAATCTGGAAAAAATGGACAGCCAGAGGCTCGGGGGAACTCTCATGCTATGCCCCCTCCTCAGGTAAGGATGTGCCGTGATGTGCTGCGAGAATTATTCGATAGGGTGACTCTTTTACCTCCGCAGGCCACTTACGAGGTCTTTGTCGATCGGACTTTTCAGTTATTGGAAGAATTTTTAACACCTAACCAACCAGAGGATGGCAAAACCTCAACGGTCCAGAACGTTTGGGGGAACGGAGATCTAAACGATCAAGGTTTCATCAGTGATTCACTTCTCCATCAAGCGGTCTGTGATCAACTTGATGAGATTCGTCGGCTCGTTCAAGTGTCCGGGGAGGTGTCCCTTTCAGACTTTGTCGAAACCGTGGAGCGGTATATGCATGGGGCCACGGTGCCTCTCCATCCTCTGGACCCTTTTGTTGATGGGGTATGGGTTCTCAATGCGATGGCCGCACGAGGTTTTTCTTTTCGAGCGTTGTTTGTATTGGGGTTACAGGAGCATGTCTTTCCGCGACATATTCAAGAGGACGCGTTTTTACGAGATCCCGTACGTCGAATCTTTGATGCCACCTTAGGATTTAAGGTTCCGGAAAAGGCTGCGGGGTATGAAGAGGAGCAACTCTTATTTTATTTATTGGTCAATTCAACCAGCGAAATTCTCACCTTATGCACGCAACGCATGGATCAAAACGGAGGAGTGTTGATTCCGTCTTGGTATATTACGGAAGTACAGCGGTGTATCCCGGATCTTCCTGTCACAGTGGTTCCCAAGCGGAATAACGACAAGCGCCGTGATCTGCCTCAATATTTTCAACGCTGGCTTACCCCACAGGAAATTCGAGAACAATGGATGTTGGATCGATGTGTGCCAAGTGGCCCCTTCCTCGGAGATACTCTGGGTTGGTCTGTGGTTCAACAAGGTGTAGCTTCCTTGGCCTGCCATGAATCTTCTTCCCCTCGGTTGAATCGATTTGATGGAGTCTCTGGTGCCTTGCCTGAGTTTTGGAATCGGATGCAACAGCGAGGACTCTCACCAACTGCACTGGAACACTATGCGCTCTGTCCGTTTAAATTTTTTTCTCGACAAGTACTCAAATTAGAATCCCAAGAGCTTCCGGAGCTGGATTCGAGTATCGGGCCACGAGAATACGGGAATTTGTTGCATCATGTATTGCGGGATTGTGTGGAGACGCTTATTGAGCAAGGTGTAATTTCACGCGACAGGAAATGTTCGTTCGCTGACATGGTCAAGTTGGTGAAGCCTATCGCAGACCGAAACTTTAGAAATTATGAGCGGTGGTCGCCTACTGGATACTCAGTGCTATGGGAACTACAGCAAGAACAGCTAGTGCGAATCGTCAGTCAGGTGATTATTCAAGACCTATTCGGAGAAGATCGTGATTGGATACCAGTGGTTTTTGAAGAAACCATGACTGGGGAGATCGATGTCATATTGCAGAATACACCAACTCGGGTCCGCCTCTTGGGGCGAACAGATCGAGTGGATTGGTCTTCCTCGCAGCATCAGTTTCGGATCATTGATTACAAATTTAAGATGTCGACACGGTCAATTCCCAGCACGCAACAGCTGGTTCGAGAGGTGATCCGAGGAACGCAGCTACAACCGCCATTGTATTTAATGTTGGCAGAAAGTGGAAATGGGGAATTTCGGCGGAAGATCACACCTGATTCCGACGAAAACCTCTTTTGTGCTGGCATGTGGTTGTATTGCATTTCACCCGACTCTTTGGACTCAGCTGCTTCATTCACTCGTGTACCTTTCACCCAAGAGATATGGCAGTCGTTGAAGCCGCAATTCGCTGCGACGATGAATGTCATTCTTGGCGGCATTGATCGTGGTGAATTTTTCATCGTTCCAGGATCGCATTGTTCGATGTGCGAGTTCCGTACCATTTGCCATCGCACACATCAAATGAGTCGGTGGCGCGCGACCATGGATCGCGGGCTGACCAAGGATCATCGTTTTATCCGTTTCAGTAAGCCCAATCTTTCTGTGGGTTTAGAGAAGGGCTCCACAGAATCATGA
- the rplI gene encoding 50S ribosomal protein L9 — protein MKVILQENVDNLGYVGDILDVADGYARNFLLPRKKAAEANPRNVKALEHAKRVTGHKAKQVEEGMKGEAEKLSGVSLTFEVKAGKDGKLFGSITSKDIEERLLADGFEVDRRKIQLGQPLKELGTSAVAIKLFREISAQISVTLVKQGGDEAAAKNEDSESAEENESTETPDSDTESSQT, from the coding sequence ATGAAGGTGATCCTTCAAGAAAATGTCGACAATTTAGGCTATGTAGGTGATATCCTTGATGTGGCCGACGGGTACGCTCGGAACTTTTTATTGCCTCGAAAAAAAGCGGCGGAAGCCAACCCCCGGAATGTGAAAGCTTTGGAACATGCCAAGCGGGTGACGGGGCATAAGGCCAAGCAAGTGGAAGAGGGAATGAAAGGGGAAGCGGAGAAATTGAGCGGAGTCTCGCTGACCTTTGAGGTGAAAGCTGGGAAAGACGGTAAGCTCTTTGGGTCCATCACCTCGAAAGATATTGAGGAACGGTTACTCGCTGATGGGTTTGAGGTCGACCGGCGGAAAATTCAGCTGGGACAGCCTTTGAAGGAATTGGGCACTTCTGCGGTTGCGATTAAGTTGTTTCGGGAAATCTCGGCGCAAATTTCCGTGACCTTGGTCAAACAGGGCGGTGATGAGGCTGCCGCCAAAAATGAAGACTCAGAATCAGCCGAAGAGAATGAATCGACTGAAACCCCAGATTCAGACACCGAATCCTCCCAAACATAA
- a CDS encoding sensor histidine kinase has product MPPSAITAKRPLSKKAVPRSLSPQPSSKSKGVRSRSGHPTRVAIIGGGKGGKALMEIFAQDPLARIVGLAESKPRTSGTKLAQQFGVPVIKDYRDLLKRKDVDLIIDVTGNPKVELALLKVRRPNLAVIGGASAKFMWQLIEARIRATTEIEKTLTRYQSLFQRFVKEEAERAVHEERTRIACEIHDGLVQTLVGVNFKMELCAELVAQNPTKSSDLMREAKAQLKHGIQETRQVVFNLRPGQEEKLDLFSALSNFLKSFEEQHRVKVEFDFQGDDLSLPPKTKVFLFRIVQEALQNSSKHAKASQAFVHIVVNHDMLTASIRDNGVGFDVQAVSRDPEKWDHFGLRGMKERAKLLGGEARLQSSKGKGTTITVRIPLGRKDVLQHDQEN; this is encoded by the coding sequence ATGCCTCCTTCAGCTATTACGGCAAAACGTCCCTTGAGTAAGAAGGCCGTTCCTCGATCTCTTTCTCCACAACCATCCTCAAAATCAAAAGGTGTGCGTTCCAGGTCGGGCCATCCTACCCGCGTTGCCATTATTGGTGGCGGGAAAGGCGGAAAAGCCCTCATGGAAATCTTTGCTCAAGACCCATTGGCCCGCATCGTGGGTCTAGCCGAAAGTAAACCACGGACGTCAGGGACCAAATTAGCTCAACAATTTGGAGTGCCGGTGATCAAGGACTATCGGGATTTGCTCAAGCGCAAAGACGTGGATCTGATCATTGATGTCACCGGAAACCCAAAGGTGGAGTTGGCGTTACTCAAGGTGAGGAGGCCGAATTTGGCCGTGATCGGAGGAGCCAGTGCCAAATTTATGTGGCAACTCATAGAAGCCCGTATTCGGGCCACCACGGAAATTGAAAAAACTCTCACTCGGTATCAGTCTTTATTTCAACGTTTTGTGAAAGAAGAGGCGGAACGAGCGGTGCATGAAGAGCGAACGCGAATTGCCTGTGAAATTCATGATGGCTTGGTGCAAACGTTGGTCGGCGTGAATTTTAAAATGGAACTCTGTGCGGAGTTGGTGGCTCAAAATCCCACGAAGTCGTCGGATTTGATGCGGGAAGCCAAAGCCCAATTGAAACATGGAATTCAGGAAACGCGTCAGGTGGTGTTTAACTTACGCCCCGGGCAAGAAGAAAAACTTGATTTATTCTCAGCGTTGTCGAATTTCTTGAAATCGTTTGAAGAGCAACATCGCGTAAAAGTGGAGTTTGATTTTCAGGGGGATGATTTGTCTTTACCTCCTAAAACGAAAGTATTCCTCTTTCGAATCGTCCAGGAAGCTCTCCAGAATTCATCCAAACATGCCAAGGCATCTCAAGCGTTTGTACACATCGTAGTGAATCATGATATGCTCACGGCCTCGATTCGTGACAATGGGGTGGGGTTTGATGTGCAAGCCGTATCCCGAGATCCGGAAAAGTGGGACCATTTTGGGCTTCGAGGCATGAAGGAGCGCGCTAAATTGCTCGGCGGTGAAGCCCGGTTGCAATCCAGTAAAGGGAAAGGCACTACGATTACGGTGCGCATTCCTTTAGGAAGAAAGGATGTGCTTCAGCATGACCAAGAAAATTAA
- the nrdR gene encoding transcriptional regulator NrdR, giving the protein MRCPFCNRIDDKVIDSRTAREGEVIRRRRECLECKRRFTTYERIEESLPVLVKKDNRRETFDRNKVMAGIKKACEKRPVSSAALEAAVERIEKRLQEYGESEVPARVVGEEVMRELHQLDQVAYVRFASVYKEFKDIDQFMDTIKSLAQERGGL; this is encoded by the coding sequence GTGCGATGCCCCTTTTGCAATCGAATTGATGATAAAGTTATTGATTCTCGAACGGCTCGTGAAGGCGAAGTGATCCGCCGAAGGCGCGAATGCTTGGAGTGTAAGCGTCGATTCACCACGTATGAGCGTATTGAAGAAAGCCTGCCGGTGCTCGTCAAAAAGGATAATCGCCGTGAAACCTTCGATCGCAATAAAGTCATGGCGGGAATCAAAAAAGCCTGTGAAAAACGTCCGGTAAGCAGCGCGGCCCTTGAAGCCGCCGTCGAGCGTATTGAAAAGCGTCTTCAAGAATATGGTGAATCCGAGGTGCCGGCTCGCGTGGTGGGTGAAGAGGTGATGCGGGAACTTCACCAGCTTGATCAAGTGGCGTATGTTCGATTTGCCTCTGTGTATAAAGAGTTTAAAGACATTGATCAATTCATGGATACGATTAAATCTTTGGCCCAAGAACGTGGTGGGTTGTAA
- the glyA gene encoding serine hydroxymethyltransferase yields the protein MGHAVGTLKAIQSTDPEVFAAIRAEEKRQRDKLVLIASENYASPAVLAAQGSLMTNKYAEGYSGRRYYGGCEHVDTVEDLAIGRAKQLFGCEHVNVQPHSGSTANMAAYLSVLKPGDTILGMALSQGGHLTHGSKVNFSGKLFQSYSYGLNPETELIDYDAVQRAAEECRPRMLVVGASAYSRIIDFARCKQIADSVGAYLLVDIAHISGLVATGLHPSPVPYADFVTTTTHKTLRGPRAGMVMCKEEHAKAVDKIVFPGLQGGPLMHVIAAKAIAFQEALAPEFKVYQQNILDNAKALANGFTERGYHVVSGGTDTHLFLMNLTSKGVTGKDAESALETAGIILNKNAVPNDERPPAITSGVRIGTPVVTTRGMGLREMSQIVAWIDEVLQQSDKRRVHRRIAKEVKALCSRFPIFQTSQ from the coding sequence ATGGGACATGCTGTTGGTACATTAAAAGCGATTCAGTCGACCGATCCGGAAGTGTTTGCGGCCATTCGGGCAGAGGAGAAGCGTCAGCGTGATAAACTCGTGCTGATTGCGTCGGAGAATTATGCCAGTCCGGCTGTTCTTGCGGCGCAAGGGTCGCTTATGACCAATAAGTATGCCGAAGGGTATTCAGGACGGCGATATTATGGTGGCTGTGAGCATGTGGATACGGTGGAAGACCTTGCCATTGGGCGTGCCAAACAGTTGTTTGGCTGTGAACATGTGAATGTGCAACCGCATTCCGGTTCCACTGCCAACATGGCGGCCTATCTTTCGGTTCTCAAGCCAGGGGATACCATTTTGGGGATGGCTCTTTCCCAGGGCGGACATCTTACCCATGGCAGCAAAGTCAATTTTTCAGGAAAGCTCTTTCAGTCCTATTCCTATGGGCTGAATCCCGAAACAGAACTGATTGATTATGATGCCGTCCAGCGTGCAGCAGAGGAATGTCGCCCACGAATGTTAGTGGTAGGGGCGAGTGCTTATTCTCGCATTATCGATTTTGCGCGTTGTAAGCAAATTGCTGATTCGGTTGGTGCCTATCTGTTAGTGGATATTGCCCATATTTCCGGCTTGGTGGCCACGGGGTTGCATCCAAGCCCTGTGCCCTATGCCGATTTTGTGACCACCACCACCCATAAAACCTTGCGCGGTCCTCGGGCTGGAATGGTCATGTGCAAGGAGGAACATGCGAAGGCGGTTGACAAAATCGTGTTCCCTGGTCTCCAAGGTGGGCCGTTGATGCATGTGATTGCAGCCAAGGCGATCGCGTTTCAAGAAGCCTTGGCCCCGGAGTTCAAAGTGTATCAACAGAACATTTTGGATAATGCCAAGGCCTTAGCCAACGGGTTTACGGAGCGTGGGTACCACGTTGTTTCAGGCGGGACGGACACCCATTTGTTCCTCATGAACCTGACATCTAAAGGTGTGACTGGCAAAGATGCCGAATCCGCCTTAGAGACGGCGGGTATTATTCTGAACAAAAATGCTGTGCCCAATGATGAGCGGCCTCCGGCCATTACGAGTGGAGTCCGCATCGGCACTCCAGTGGTGACAACCAGAGGCATGGGCCTCAGGGAAATGTCACAGATCGTCGCCTGGATCGATGAGGTTCTGCAGCAGAGTGATAAGCGTCGTGTGCATCGACGAATCGCCAAAGAGGTGAAAGCCCTCTGTAGCCGGTTTCCAATCTTTCAAACCTCACAATGA
- a CDS encoding class I SAM-dependent methyltransferase, with protein sequence MMDEGLLVQERILPSFPSTQGLTTLDNSTQWCWVCKSSSMTLVKRGAIPENMSGHDYRITDATYGLTADIFQCGQCGFRQCSDLVNVLQYYEEMEDDEYEATRAERAIQANTLLKIVERFKPRGRLLDVGAGSGIFVEQAQKAGFTACGVEPSRSLHAQARQRGLPVTLGALPHDNVTGPFDVVTLVDVIEHVPNPIEVTQSLGNVLADDGVCLIATPDIGSVAARLMGWRWWHYRLAHIGYFNRSTLRLAMKSAGMDIIHISRPTWYFTVSYLATRVLQYVPAWLRPPIPKFFDRIMMPLNLFDSWLIVCRKSC encoded by the coding sequence ATGATGGACGAAGGACTGCTGGTGCAGGAGCGCATCTTGCCCTCATTCCCTAGCACACAAGGATTGACGACGTTAGATAATTCGACCCAGTGGTGCTGGGTTTGTAAATCTTCCTCGATGACATTGGTCAAGAGGGGAGCGATTCCCGAAAACATGTCGGGACACGACTATCGGATCACCGACGCGACCTATGGGTTGACAGCGGACATCTTCCAGTGTGGCCAGTGCGGCTTTCGGCAGTGCTCGGATCTCGTCAACGTTCTCCAGTACTACGAGGAGATGGAGGATGACGAGTACGAAGCGACCCGCGCTGAACGTGCGATCCAGGCTAACACCTTGCTTAAGATCGTCGAAAGGTTCAAGCCGAGGGGCCGCCTGCTCGACGTGGGGGCAGGTAGCGGAATCTTCGTGGAGCAGGCGCAAAAAGCAGGCTTCACCGCCTGTGGAGTGGAACCGTCTCGGTCCTTACACGCGCAGGCGCGCCAGCGTGGTCTTCCGGTCACTCTCGGGGCTCTTCCTCACGACAACGTGACGGGGCCATTTGATGTGGTGACTCTGGTGGACGTTATCGAGCACGTGCCGAACCCGATCGAAGTGACCCAGTCGCTTGGAAACGTGTTGGCCGATGATGGAGTGTGCCTCATCGCTACTCCCGACATCGGCTCGGTGGCGGCGAGGCTCATGGGGTGGCGATGGTGGCATTATCGGCTGGCCCATATTGGCTACTTCAATCGTTCAACGCTTCGGCTTGCCATGAAAAGCGCGGGTATGGACATCATCCACATATCTCGCCCGACCTGGTATTTTACCGTGAGCTATCTTGCCACGAGGGTTCTCCAGTATGTTCCGGCCTGGCTGCGACCACCAATCCCAAAATTCTTCGACCGGATTATGATGCCTCTGAACCTGTTCGACTCGTGGCTGATAGTCTGTCGGAAGTCCTGCTGA
- a CDS encoding response regulator transcription factor: MTKKIKVLITDDHRVVREGLSAILETKEEIEIVGEAKDGGEAVEKARQLLPDVIVMDVSMPGMTGVEATRIIKREMPHIGIIALTMYEDQQYIFDLVRAGATGYLLKDSDSTEILAAIRAISRGESLIHPSVASKILAEFSLLSEGKGKRKSLLEHDLTEREITVLRLVADGKTNKEIANVLDLSEKTVKNHVRNIFHKLHVYDRTQAAILAIRKGIIELEPHP, from the coding sequence ATGACCAAGAAAATTAAGGTATTAATCACGGATGATCATCGTGTCGTGCGGGAAGGCTTATCCGCCATATTGGAGACCAAAGAAGAAATTGAAATTGTCGGGGAAGCCAAGGATGGCGGCGAGGCCGTGGAAAAAGCCAGGCAATTATTGCCTGATGTCATTGTTATGGATGTGAGCATGCCGGGGATGACCGGGGTGGAAGCCACGCGCATCATTAAACGCGAAATGCCTCATATTGGCATTATTGCTCTCACCATGTATGAAGATCAGCAGTATATTTTTGATTTAGTGCGAGCCGGGGCCACGGGGTATCTATTGAAAGATTCCGATTCCACGGAAATCCTGGCTGCGATTCGCGCCATTTCCAGGGGGGAATCCCTGATTCACCCCTCTGTCGCCAGTAAAATCTTGGCCGAGTTTTCCCTGTTATCTGAAGGGAAAGGTAAGAGAAAGTCCTTACTCGAACATGATCTGACGGAGCGCGAGATTACGGTGCTTCGTCTGGTAGCCGATGGTAAGACCAACAAGGAAATTGCCAATGTTCTGGATCTGAGTGAGAAAACCGTGAAGAACCACGTCAGAAATATCTTCCACAAACTTCATGTCTACGACCGTACGCAAGCCGCCATTCTCGCCATTCGCAAAGGGATCATTGAGTTAGAGCCTCATCCCTAG
- a CDS encoding STAS domain-containing protein has translation MKMTERVVGQTVIISLSGKLVFDVRKDFQDALAKAREKNPRKIVLNIEELAYLDSAGLGLLALGFEQAKVKNIEFCILKPSGTVMRILEMTQLPKIIPVFDSEEHALRSAKPVLA, from the coding sequence ATGAAAATGACGGAACGTGTGGTTGGTCAAACGGTCATTATTTCATTAAGCGGAAAATTAGTCTTTGATGTCAGAAAAGATTTCCAAGATGCGTTGGCGAAGGCCCGCGAGAAAAATCCCAGGAAAATTGTGCTGAATATTGAAGAATTGGCCTATCTGGATAGCGCCGGATTAGGGCTATTGGCGTTGGGATTTGAACAAGCTAAAGTCAAAAATATTGAATTTTGTATACTCAAACCTAGTGGGACCGTGATGCGAATTCTAGAAATGACCCAACTTCCCAAAATTATCCCGGTGTTTGATTCCGAGGAACACGCTCTCCGGTCGGCCAAGCCTGTGTTGGCATAG